A segment of the Bdellovibrio sp. ArHS genome:
CTTGCCCACCAAGAGGCAAAGTCTCTTTATGGATTGGGCCTGATTTTAGGCCTTCTATCGTATGTCCCCCTCGCATTTTTCTTTGTGCCGGTTTTATTGGCTCTTTCTTATACGTACTACTGTTTAAATGCTTTACAGTCCCTGCGAAAAGCCGAATCCTAGTGGATTTCGCAAGGCAAGTGGTGTATCTATTCGCCTATGTCTAAATGTGGCAGTGAACGCAAAAATATCGATATTGAATCCTTGAACGAAAGGGTTCGTAAGGCGGGGATGAAGCTCACCCAGCAGCGGACACAAATGCTAAAAATTCTTTTAGAACAACCGGATCCTGTTTCCGCAGACGAAATCTTCAAAAAAATCGATGATAAATCCGGTGGAATGGATCTGGTCACCATCTATCGTATTCTTAAAAAATTCGAGGAAGCCGCGATCGTCTCTCGCTTGGAATTCGGTGACGGGGTGGCCCGTTTTGAATTGGCGTTAGAATCGGGACATCACCATCACCACGTGATTTGTCGTCAATGCCAACGGGTGGAGCCTATTCATATTTGCGACCTGGATCAGCATATTAAGATGGTCGAAACCATGGGCTACAAACAGGTTTCGCATCGTCTGGATTTCTTCGGCGTTTGTTCACGCTGTCAGTAATTTACTCCTGAGTTCTTGGTAAGCTCACCACAAAAGTCGTGTTCTTGGCATGGCGATTGAGGGTTAAAGATCCTTTGTGTTTTTTGATAATTCCCGCGGCAATAGAAAGTCCCAGTCCTGTTCCTTTGCCGGCTTCTTTGGTGGTAAAAAAAGCGCGCATGACTTGATCCGCGATTTCTTCAGGAATTCCCTGGCCCGAGTCGATAACAT
Coding sequences within it:
- a CDS encoding Fur family transcriptional regulator, which produces MSKCGSERKNIDIESLNERVRKAGMKLTQQRTQMLKILLEQPDPVSADEIFKKIDDKSGGMDLVTIYRILKKFEEAAIVSRLEFGDGVARFELALESGHHHHHVICRQCQRVEPIHICDLDQHIKMVETMGYKQVSHRLDFFGVCSRCQ